The Chrysemys picta bellii isolate R12L10 chromosome 5, ASM1138683v2, whole genome shotgun sequence genome includes a window with the following:
- the LOC135983662 gene encoding uncharacterized protein LOC135983662 — protein sequence MQSSPAVMAVQSGNRKRAPAWTDREVLDLIAVWGDESVLSELRSKRRNAKIYEKISKDMAERGYSRDATQCRVKIKELRQGYQKTKEANGRSGSHPQTSRFYEALHSILGAAATTTPPVTVDSEDGILSTAGSSDMLGDGEDEEGDEEGEAVGSSHNADFPDSQDLFITLTEIPYEASPAVTPDTESGEGSATPSATVSQPSLESHSQRLARIRRRKKRTREDMFSELMASSQAQAAQQTQWRENLTRMHQANMDREERWRQEDQQATQTLLGLLREQTDTLRRLVDVLQERRQEDRAPLQSISNRPPPPPSPIPTSPKVQRRRGGRVPAKSHSTPAESSSSRRLSFPKI from the exons atgcagagctctccagcagtgatggccgtgcagtctgggaatagaaagagagccccagcatggactgatcgtgaagtcttggatctcatcgctgtgtggggcgatgagtccgtgctttccgagctgcgatccaaaagaaggaatgcaaagatctacgagaagatctctaaagacatggcagagagaggatacagccgggatgcaacgcagtgccgcgtgaaaatcaaggagctgagacaaggctaccagaagaccaaagaggcaaacggacgctccggatcccatccccagacatcccgtttctacgaggcactgcattccatcctcggtgctgccgccaccactaccccaccagtgaccgtggactctgaggatgggatactgtccacggccggttcctcggacatgttaggggacggggaagatgaggaaggagatgaggagggcgaggcagtcggcagctctcacaacgctgatttccccgacagccaggatctcttcatcacccttacagagatcccctacgaagcgtcccccgccgttaccccggacacagaatctggtgaaggatcagcca ccccgtctgcgactgtctcacaacctagcctggaatcacactcccagaggctagcgcggattaggcgtaggaagaagaggacacgggaggacatgttctctgagcttatggcctcttcccaagcccaggcagcacagcagacccagtggcgggagaacttgacccgaatgcaccaagccaacatggatcgggaggagaggtggcggcaggaagaccagcaggcgactcaaacgctgcttggactactgagggagcaaacggacacgctccggcgccttgtggatgttctgcaggaacggaggcaggaggacagagccccgctgcagtccatctctaaccgccctcccccgccaccaagtcccatacccacctcacccaaagtgcaaagaaggagaggcggcagagtccctgctaagtctcactccacccctgcagagagctctagtagcagaaggctctcatttcccaaaatttga